The genome window CGCAATTTTCACTGGGCTACAATTTTACCGGTCGTCCTGACTATACACGACGTCTGTTTCGGGGAACGATGTCTTACAGCTGGTTGAAAGAACCAACCAAACAATTTACGCTTTCCATAGCGGACATCAACTACCTGAGAGCCGACATTAAAAGAAATGAAGTTGGAGCCGCCTTTCAGGATTTCCTGGATGAACAAGATTCGCTGGGGAGTACCATCAAGCAAAGCTTTCTTAACTCGTTTGCGTCGAGTGTAGGCTTTGCTTACACCTACAACACCAACATCATTGGACAGAACCGACGCGCCAACTTCCTGCGCATCGCCCTCGAATCAGGGGGAACAACGTTGAACCTTACGTCCAACCGGCAGATTACTGAGTGGACGGACAAAACAGGCTTACAATTATATAAATACCTGAGAGCCAATGTCGATTTTCGGCATTACGTCCCGGTACGTCGCCGGTCTACGCTGGCGTTCCGCCTTAATACTGGTTTTCTGTATGGCTACGGGCCTAACCAAACCGCCCCTTACGAAAAACGCTTTTTTGCAGGCGGGAGCAACAGCATCCGGGCCTGGCTACCCCGACGGCTGGGTCCAGGTTCGGCGCTTCCCCGAACGAAAGGGATCAATACTCTGGAACCTGAGATGAATCCACGCCGGCCGGAGCAGTTTGCCTACAACTTTGAACAACCGGGCGATATTTTGCTGGAAGGCTCGGCGGAGCTGCGTGGTCACCTCCTGCACTTAGGAGCCGATATCGATGGGGCCGTATTTATTGATGCCGGAAACGTCTGGACCCGACGCGACGAAAACTCCAACCGGATTGGTGAGGAGTTCAGGCCCAACAACTTCCTCAGCCAGATTGCCGTTGGAACTGGCGTTGGTCTGCGGTTCGATTTTTCGTTCTTCATTATCCGCTTCGACGGGGCCGTCAAGGCGTATGACCCGGCGCGGCGTTACATCAGCCCCATAACTAACGAGCTGGTTGACGAGCGTTTTTTCCTGCCTAAATTCCGCTTCGACCGTATGTTTAAGGGAGCCAATCCGCTGGTTATTAATTTTGGTATCGGTTATCCATTCTAAACCTGACAAAGTGTCACTCCATCCCAAAAATCTTTGTAACTTTGCGGAACAATTAGTGGCTGGCTTTCTTGTGCGCTATTAGGTGCTTAGCGGATTGCCAAAAACAGACAATATTGCATTTATGGAGCGGATTGCAGAATTAACCATACTAACGGATACCGACAAAGAAGCCTGTGAGTTGCCACGTGTGTCGGTGGATGAATTAGCAGTCAATAAAAAACGATTATACATCGAAAGCTACGGCTGTCAGATGAACTTCTCGGATAGTGAGATTGTAGCGGCGGTCATGCGTAATGCTGGCTTTGCCACCACGTCTACTGCCGAAGAAGCCGATGTTATCTTCCTGAATACCTGCGCTATCCGCGAAAATGCTGAGCAGAAGGTGCGCAACCGGCTCAAGCAGCTGACCGTCCTGAAAAAGCGCAAGCCGGAATTGCTGGTTGGTATGCTAGGCTGTATGGCTGAGCGGCTCAAAACCAATTTGCTGGAAGAAGAAAAAATTGTGGACATCGTGGCCGGACCTGATGCCTACCGCGATATTCCCAAGCTGGTAGAAGAAGCTGAATCGGGGCAAAAAGCGGTGAACGTATTTTTGTCGCGGGAAGAAACCTACGCCGATATTTCGCCGATCCGTCTGAATTCAAACGGCATCACGGCCTTTATTTCCATCATGCGGGGCTGCGATAATATGTGTAGCTTTTGCGTCGTACCCTTCACGCGGGGCCGCGAACGGAGCCGGGACGCCCATTCCATCGTTCGGGAAGCGCAGGACTTGTTCGACAACGGGTATAAAGAAGTAACCCTGCTGGGTCAGAACGTCGATAGCTACAAATGGGCGAACGAAAGTGGCACGGAAACGGTCAACTTTGCGCAGTTGCTGGAGCGAGTTGCGCTGATTCATCCCGATTTACGGATTCGCTTCTCGACCTCACACCCTAAAGACATTACCGATGAAGTGCTGCACACAATGGCGCAGTACGACAACATCTGCAACTACATTCACCTCCCCGCCCAAAGCGGCAACAGCCGGGTTCTGAAACTGATGAACCGGACGTATGACCGCGAGTGGTACATCCACAAAGTTGATCGCATTCGCGCCATTTTAGGGGAAGATTGCGGGCTTTCGCACGACATGATTGCCGGTTTCTGCTCTGAAACGGAAGAAGAACACCAGGATACGCTGTCGCTGATGGAATACGCCAAGTACGACTATGGATACATGTTTGCCTATTCGGAGCGCCCCGGTACTTTGGCCGCCAAAAAATACGCTGACGATATTCCGCACGAGGTCAAAATGCGCCGCCTGAACGAGATTATTTCGCTTCAGCAAAAGCTGTCGCTCGAGCGGAACAAACGCCACATCGGTCAAGTACAGCGTGTTTTGATCGAAAACACATCCAAGCGTTCGGAAGACTTCCTGAGTGGTCGTAATGATCAGAACAAAGTCGTTGTTTTCCCGAAAGGAAACCTGAAAAAAGGGCAGTATGCCAATGTACTGGTGACGGATTGTACACCAGCAACGCTGATTGGTGAAGCCATTGATTGACCAACTTGCCCTGATTTATGAATTTACCAGAAATCCAATCGGTCAAACTACGTTTTGGCATCATCGGCAATGCCCCGGCGCTGAATTATGCCATTAATGTAGCCCTTCAGGTGGCTGCAACGGACCTGACTGTACTCATAACGGGCGAAAGTGGTAGTGGAAAAGAATCGTTTTCCAAGATTATTCATAGTCTAAGCTCCCGCAAACATGGCCAGTTTATTGCCATTAACTGCGGGGCAATTCCTGAAGGAACCATTGATTCTGAGCTGTTTGGCCACGAGAAAGGCGCCTTTACGGGCGCCGTTGACCAACGCAAAGGGTATTTCGAAACGACAAGCGGCGGAACCATCTTCCTGGATGAGATCGGGGAAATGCCGATGGGAACCCAGGCCCGTTTGCTACGCGTCCTCGAGAACGGGGAATACATCCGGGTGGGTTCATCCAAGGTGTTGAAAACCGATGTGCGGGTAGTTACGGCTACCAATGTCAATTTGCTGGCCGCTGTCGAAAATGGGAAATTTCGGGAGGATTTGTACTACCGACTGAATACGGTGCCGATTTACGTACCGCCCCTGCGCGAACGGGGCGACGACATCGAACTGCTTTTTCGGAAGTTCACGAGCGATTTTGCCGAACGTTACCGCATCAAACCCATTCAGTTGTCGGAGGCGGCCAAGCAGTTGTTGCTGCGTTACCCTTTTCCGGGTAATATTCGGCAGTTGAAAAACATGGCTGAGCAAATTTCGATTCTGGAATCGGAAGGCAACAAGGTTATTGAAGCCGATGCGCTCTCCAAATACCTACCGCAGGTTTCGGCTAAGCAACCCCAGTCATCCATGCTGGTTCCGGGGCTAACGGCGGCTGATAGCAACGCGCTTTCTGAACGGGAACTGCTGTATAAGGTGCTTTTTGACATGCGCCGTGACATGAATGAGTTGAAAAAACTGGTGCTGGATGTACTCAAAAATGACCAGTACGGCCCCGATATTCTCAATAACCATAAAAACCTGTTCGAGACGATTCAGCCTACGGACCTCCGACCCGAAGCTGAGCCACCGCGTTTGCTGCCTCCACCGGCCATTATTGAGTACGATCAGTACGAAAATGAAGACAATGCCAACGCCATAACCGTCGAAGATATTACGCACGAAACCGAAGAAGACGATTCGCTGTCCCTTGAAAAAAAAGAGAAGGAGATGATTGAGAAAGCCCTTCAACGAAATCATAATAAACGGAAATATGCCGCACAGGCACTGGGCATCTCTGAGCGAACGTTATACCGGAAAATCAAGCAATACCAGATTGATGAAAAAGAGTAATTCACTATCAATACAGCTCGGGAAACTGCCTCAGCGGAGCAAACAAGCTATTCTGAGTACCCTGTTGCTGTCCTTCTGCTCATTTTTCATTTCCTCCTGTAAAATTTATTCCTTTACCGGCACAACGCTTAATCCAGATATCAAGTCGGTGACTGTGAATACATTTACACTTTCGTCGGCCGGTGGGCAGGCCAACCTGCCTCTGCAATTGACGGAGCGAATGAAAGAATATTACCAGCGGTATACCAACCTGAAAGTGGTTCCGTCAAATGGCGATCTGGTGCTGGACGGTAGCATCACCGGCTATGATGTGACCCCCATCGCGCCAACGGCCAGTGATCAGGCAGGACAGAACCGCCTCACGATTGCGGTGCAGGTACGCTTTGCCAATAACAAAGACGAAACTAAAAACTTCGATCAGACTTTTTCTTTTTATCAGGATTTCCCCCAGAATCAGACGCTGACTCAAAATGAAGCCAGGCTCGTACCCCGCATTCTTGATCAGTTAGTCCTGGATATTTTTAATAAAACGGCGGCAGACTGGTAAAATAAATGAGTACCTTTTGGCGGCGATCTATTTTGTACCCCATGGACCAGTTAGATAAAGAAACTTTTTCGTTTTGGGTCACCCATCCAGATGAGTTACTACAAACTGATTTTCCCGTTCTGCAACAGGCCCTAAAGCAGTATCCTTATTGCCAGGCGCTGCACACGTTGGGGGCCAAAGGAGCGTCCATTCACCAAAAGAGCCACGCGATTGAATGGATCCGAAAAGCGGCCGCCCACGCTATTAGCCGTAATTCCCTGCGCAAACTCATTGATAATGAGTTCCAATGGTCGGATAATCTGCTTGGTCGCCTAACGGATTTATCATCTAAACACGTACCAATTCCCGACGACTATCAGAAGGAAAGCTACGCGCTCTTCAAGGAGAAAGCAGACCAGAACCGCACGTTTGCGGCCTTTTCGTTCTTAGATTTTACGAAACCTGATTTCGAAAAACCGATAAGCGACCGCCTTCCCGACAAGCTGGAACCCGAAGCGGCTCAGCCAGCTATCCAGATCGTTGACGAAAGTGCCCTAGCCGAAACTAAGCTGCAAACAGGCCTGGAAAAACAGGTTCCGGATACCTCCCCGGCCAAATTAGTGGAACAGGAGGCCGATCCGATCCGCAAAAAAGAGCTGGAAATTATTGAAAATTTCATTCGCAACGAGCCTCAAATCTCGCGTGTGCGGCTAAAATTAGGCGAAGAAACGCCCCAGGAAGATCTTTCCCGACGCACCGGGAGCAGCATCGGAGGCGGATTGGCCACCGAAAGTTTCGCCAAAATTCTTGTCCAGCAAGGGAAACTGGATAAAGCGATTGACATTTACCAAAAACTAATGGTGAAAAATCCGGAAAAAAATACTTATTTTGCGGGAAAAATAAACGAACTGGAAGCGCAGAAAAAGAAGTAACCATTTCGTCTAAAAGGCATATTATCACCTAATCATTATTATGGCTGTTTCTGTATTAGTCGTTCTAATTTGTATTCTAGCGGTTTTGTTGATCTTGATTGTATTGGTTCAAAACTCAAAAGGTGGCGGGCTAGCTGGCGAATTCGGCGGATTGGGCTCCAATCAGCTGATGGGCGTCAAGAAAACAACCGATGTATTGGAACAAATCACTTGGGGTCTGGGTCTCGGTATTATGGCATTGGTTTTGGCATCCTACATGGTGATTGATAGAACGCCAGCAGGTGCTCCTATCAACAGCGTTAATGTTGAAAAAGCAGCGACCAAAACAATTCCGGGCGCTGCCTTGCCTACACCTGGTCAGCAGCAACCCGCGGGCAATGCTCCGGCCCCGGCTACAACGCCACAAAGTGGTTCAGCGACAAAATAATGGCGCGAATCCTTACTGCATTAAAAAAGCTCTTCTAGCCAGAAGAGCTTTTTTAATTATCGGGCCTTACCCTGTTGTTCTACCAACCGCTGTGCCATTGGCAGGAGCGTTTCCTCCAGAGGCACTGTTTGTTTAGCTTCAATTAAGTATGTAGCCGGATTGGGCAAATGGGGCTGTCGGCGGATGAGTTCCAGCTTTAAGCCTTCAAAAGTTTTCCCAATTCCTTTCCGAACCGATTCGAGGTACTGCATGCGTACCCTTCTCCCCGTTGTTCTCAAACCGGTATACAAGGTTGTATTGAACTGGTAGATATAGGTTTCGGGCTTACTCGTCCAGTGCAGAAACAGGTATCCTTCCTCTTTCCGAAGAGGCAATACGCCAATCGGTTGCAGTTTCAACTCCGCTTCGATTTCCTGCGCCATCTGCTGGCCTTCATCGCGTGCTTCCCGAAAACGCGGCAAGGCAAAATCCACGATGGCATCCACTTGTTGCAGGTAGGTATCGTCAACCGTACGGGGTTCGTACCGTAGCGTAAGCTTTTCTAAATCAAAACCGGTTACATCCTTGGGAAAGCGCCTCGAAAGCGTACCTTTGCGGCTTCGGAATTGGACGCCATTCTCGTAGTGGTCATGCAAATCCGTCAGGTCAGGATATAACTTTTTGTCAGAAAAATGTTGACGAACCTCTTGCAGGTAAGCCAGTACAACAAATTTTTTATACTCAAAATCAATCCACTCTTGAGTCAACCAGTCTTTTTGTAGTCGCTTCATAGGCATTTTCAGAATTGATACGGTCGGTCGAGCAAGTCATAAGTTAGCAAAAAGTGACAATTTCCAAATGGCCTTTCCCCAAAAAGATTCTGACAGGCATTTTGTTTTACTAAATGAGCATTTTGCAACAATTAGGCCCTCAACCTGAAAAAATGTCAGTTTCGTCTGCCACGGCTCTGATTGGCATAGAAAGTGACAGTGGCGGAGTACAATTCTTCCTAAAGAACACAGTTAAATAAAACCTAAAACACAAACCCAATTATGGCAACAGTAACGGAAAGTGTAGAAGTAAACGTAAAGCCGTTGGCTGATCGGGTGCTGGTAGAACCGGCTCCTGCCGAAGAAAAAACTGCATTCGGTATCATCATTCCAGACACTGCAAAAGAAAAGCCCCAGCGTGGAACGATCGTTGCCGTTGGTAATGGCAAGAAAGATGAGCCGTTGACAGTGAAAGTAGGCGACACAGTACTGTATGGCAAATATGCTGGTACAGAAATCACTGTGGAAGGCAAAGAGTACCTCATCATGCGTGAGTCTGACATCTTTGCGATCATCTAATCGTTGAGGTTTCGTCCTGTAACAACAGGAAACTAGAAACTACGGTCGTTTCTTTTCACAATCGTTCACTCATTTAATCATTAAAACAATGCCTAAGAAAATATTTTTCGATACAGAAGCCCGCGATAAGATAAAAAAGGGCGTCGATACACTGGCTGATGCCGTTAAGGTAACGCTGGGACCAAAAGGTCGTAACGTTGTTATTGACAAGAAATTCGGTTCACCAGCCATCACAAAAGATGGTGTAACGGTAGCTAAAGAAATTGAGTTGAAAGATGCCATCGAAAACATGGGCGCTCAACTCGTGAAAGAAGTTGCTTCTAAAACAGCTGATTCTGCCGGTGACGGTACAACTACAGCTACTGTTCTAGCCCAGGCGATTTACTCAATCGGTGCGAAAAACGTAGCGGCAGGTGCTAACCCAATGGACCTGAAACGTGGTATCGACAAAGCCGTTATCACTATCGTTAACGAGCTGAAGTCACAATCACGGACGATCGAAACGTCAAAAGAAATCGCGCAGGTAGCAACAATCTCGGCGAACAGCGACGAAGAAATTGGCCAGATGATCGCTAACGCGATGGAGAAAGTTGGTAAAGAAGGTGTTATCACGGTTGAAGAAGCGCGTGGAACGGAAACCGAAGTTAAAACGGTGGAAGGGATGCAGTTCGACCGCGGTTACCTGTCTCCTTACTTCGTGACAAACACGGAGAAAATGGAGGCCGATCTGGACCGTCCGTTCATCCTGATCTCTGAGAAGAAAGTTTCTTCGATGAAAGAACTGTTGCCTGTGTTAGAGCAAGTAGCGCAAACTGGTCGTCCTCTGTTGATCATCGCTGAAGATGTTGACGGAGAAGCACTGGCTACGCTGGTTGTGAACAAAATCCGTGGCGCTCTGAAAGTAGCGGCCGTGAAAGCTCCAGGTTTCGGTGATCGTCGGAAAGCTATGCTGGAAGACATCGCGATCCTGACGGGTGGACAGGTGATCAGCGAAGAGCGTGGCTTCAAACTGGAAAACGCTTCGATCGAATACCTAGGAACAGCTGAGAAGATCCTCATTGACAAAGACAATACAACTATTGTTAACGGTGCGGGTCAGACAGAAAACATTCAAGGACGGGTTAACCAAATCAAAGCACAAATCGAAAACACAACGTCTGACTACGATCGTGAGAAGCTGCAAGAGCGTCTGGCGAAATTGTCAGGTGGGGTTGCTATTCTTTACATCGGTGCCGCTACGGAGGTTGAGATGAAAGAGAAGAAAGACCGTGTTGATGATGCTTTGCACGCAACTCGCGCTGCCGTTGAAGAAGGAATCATCTCCGGTGGTGGTGTTGCTTTCATCCGCGCAATCAAAGGATTGGATAGCATCCAGTCTAACAACGAAGACGAGAAAACAGGGGTTAACATTATTCGTGTAGCGCTGGAGTCACCGCTGCGTACGATTGTGGCTAACGCTGGTGGCGAAGGTTCTGTCGTGGTTAACAAGGTGAAAGATGGCGAAGGTGACTTCGGCTACAACGCCCGCGAAGACCGTTTCGAAAACCTGATTGCTGCTGGTATCATTGACCCAACGAAAGTAGCTCGTCTGGCACTGGAAAACGCCGCGTCAATCGCCGGTCTGTTATTGACAACCGAGTGTGTGATTGCTGACGAACCAGAAGAAGCTCCGGCTGGTGCTGGTGCCGGCCACCCAGGTGGCATGGGCGGCATGATGTAATCAGCCCCTTCCCTATAGAAAGCAAAAAGCCTCTGACTAATGTTAGAGGCTTTTTGCTTTCTATACCACTACCAACAAAAAAGCCCTGCGAGATTCCCGC of Tellurirhabdus bombi contains these proteins:
- the miaB gene encoding tRNA (N6-isopentenyl adenosine(37)-C2)-methylthiotransferase MiaB, whose protein sequence is MERIAELTILTDTDKEACELPRVSVDELAVNKKRLYIESYGCQMNFSDSEIVAAVMRNAGFATTSTAEEADVIFLNTCAIRENAEQKVRNRLKQLTVLKKRKPELLVGMLGCMAERLKTNLLEEEKIVDIVAGPDAYRDIPKLVEEAESGQKAVNVFLSREETYADISPIRLNSNGITAFISIMRGCDNMCSFCVVPFTRGRERSRDAHSIVREAQDLFDNGYKEVTLLGQNVDSYKWANESGTETVNFAQLLERVALIHPDLRIRFSTSHPKDITDEVLHTMAQYDNICNYIHLPAQSGNSRVLKLMNRTYDREWYIHKVDRIRAILGEDCGLSHDMIAGFCSETEEEHQDTLSLMEYAKYDYGYMFAYSERPGTLAAKKYADDIPHEVKMRRLNEIISLQQKLSLERNKRHIGQVQRVLIENTSKRSEDFLSGRNDQNKVVVFPKGNLKKGQYANVLVTDCTPATLIGEAID
- a CDS encoding sigma-54 interaction domain-containing protein is translated as MNLPEIQSVKLRFGIIGNAPALNYAINVALQVAATDLTVLITGESGSGKESFSKIIHSLSSRKHGQFIAINCGAIPEGTIDSELFGHEKGAFTGAVDQRKGYFETTSGGTIFLDEIGEMPMGTQARLLRVLENGEYIRVGSSKVLKTDVRVVTATNVNLLAAVENGKFREDLYYRLNTVPIYVPPLRERGDDIELLFRKFTSDFAERYRIKPIQLSEAAKQLLLRYPFPGNIRQLKNMAEQISILESEGNKVIEADALSKYLPQVSAKQPQSSMLVPGLTAADSNALSERELLYKVLFDMRRDMNELKKLVLDVLKNDQYGPDILNNHKNLFETIQPTDLRPEAEPPRLLPPPAIIEYDQYENEDNANAITVEDITHETEEDDSLSLEKKEKEMIEKALQRNHNKRKYAAQALGISERTLYRKIKQYQIDEKE
- the lptE gene encoding LPS assembly lipoprotein LptE, whose protein sequence is MNTFTLSSAGGQANLPLQLTERMKEYYQRYTNLKVVPSNGDLVLDGSITGYDVTPIAPTASDQAGQNRLTIAVQVRFANNKDETKNFDQTFSFYQDFPQNQTLTQNEARLVPRILDQLVLDIFNKTAADW
- the secG gene encoding preprotein translocase subunit SecG, which codes for MAVSVLVVLICILAVLLILIVLVQNSKGGGLAGEFGGLGSNQLMGVKKTTDVLEQITWGLGLGIMALVLASYMVIDRTPAGAPINSVNVEKAATKTIPGAALPTPGQQQPAGNAPAPATTPQSGSATK
- a CDS encoding co-chaperone GroES; its protein translation is MATVTESVEVNVKPLADRVLVEPAPAEEKTAFGIIIPDTAKEKPQRGTIVAVGNGKKDEPLTVKVGDTVLYGKYAGTEITVEGKEYLIMRESDIFAII
- the groL gene encoding chaperonin GroEL (60 kDa chaperone family; promotes refolding of misfolded polypeptides especially under stressful conditions; forms two stacked rings of heptamers to form a barrel-shaped 14mer; ends can be capped by GroES; misfolded proteins enter the barrel where they are refolded when GroES binds), giving the protein MPKKIFFDTEARDKIKKGVDTLADAVKVTLGPKGRNVVIDKKFGSPAITKDGVTVAKEIELKDAIENMGAQLVKEVASKTADSAGDGTTTATVLAQAIYSIGAKNVAAGANPMDLKRGIDKAVITIVNELKSQSRTIETSKEIAQVATISANSDEEIGQMIANAMEKVGKEGVITVEEARGTETEVKTVEGMQFDRGYLSPYFVTNTEKMEADLDRPFILISEKKVSSMKELLPVLEQVAQTGRPLLIIAEDVDGEALATLVVNKIRGALKVAAVKAPGFGDRRKAMLEDIAILTGGQVISEERGFKLENASIEYLGTAEKILIDKDNTTIVNGAGQTENIQGRVNQIKAQIENTTSDYDREKLQERLAKLSGGVAILYIGAATEVEMKEKKDRVDDALHATRAAVEEGIISGGGVAFIRAIKGLDSIQSNNEDEKTGVNIIRVALESPLRTIVANAGGEGSVVVNKVKDGEGDFGYNAREDRFENLIAAGIIDPTKVARLALENAASIAGLLLTTECVIADEPEEAPAGAGAGHPGGMGGMM